From Virgibacillus ihumii, the proteins below share one genomic window:
- a CDS encoding ABC1 kinase family protein codes for MLGQRIRHTKRYREIVNSFMKNGFSHFLFRVGLTDRGLAKGREPDEINRNMKSIGKRLRHALQDLGPSFIKLGQIASTRYDALPTEITEELEKLQDHATVIPYEHVRYTIETELDDTLENLFEWIDSEPLATASIGQVHSARLLTGEDVVVKVQRPALKSKIDTDLEILHGIGKILEERTAWAQRYRLSDIIGELSNSLRNELDYLMEARGAERVSKQFENNAHVRIPLVYWEFSSKRVMTMEKIDGIKVSKIGELDAKGYDRKIVAQRLADAMLYQLLDNGFFHADPHSGNISILPKNTIAFYDFGETGLINKKQKQHFASIIVNLHQGNTKAMIKTFSKMDIIGEETKLEVLQRDLDDLHSRYENIKTKELSLGRIILDIFNVAYANYIKIPAELALISKVILTLEGVLRRLDPEFSLMRATEPFAQKLMWQRYRPKHIIRNSLEEISEDLSIISELPQDLKDVMDVVKKGKIGLDINVKRGDRIMRRLDKLSNRLAFSILMLAFSILMASLIIGFAIVGQDTIIWNLPIIEFGAVIAFLMFVLMVITIIKSGRM; via the coding sequence GTGCTCGGACAACGAATCAGGCATACGAAACGGTACCGTGAAATAGTAAATTCCTTTATGAAAAACGGTTTCAGCCATTTTTTGTTTCGGGTCGGTTTGACTGACCGCGGACTTGCTAAAGGTAGAGAACCTGATGAAATAAACCGGAATATGAAAAGCATTGGAAAGCGTCTGCGGCATGCATTACAGGACTTGGGACCATCGTTTATAAAACTTGGACAGATTGCCAGTACCCGTTATGATGCACTGCCAACGGAAATCACCGAAGAACTGGAGAAACTTCAGGATCATGCTACTGTTATTCCGTATGAGCATGTCCGATATACGATTGAGACGGAATTGGACGATACACTCGAAAATCTGTTTGAGTGGATCGATTCCGAACCGCTTGCAACAGCATCAATTGGACAGGTACATAGCGCCAGGCTTCTTACCGGTGAGGATGTAGTCGTGAAGGTACAACGGCCTGCACTTAAGTCGAAGATTGATACCGATTTGGAGATCCTTCACGGAATAGGAAAAATTCTTGAGGAACGGACGGCCTGGGCACAACGTTACCGCCTTTCTGACATTATCGGAGAACTGTCCAATTCACTTCGGAATGAGTTGGATTACCTAATGGAAGCACGTGGAGCAGAGCGGGTTTCCAAACAGTTTGAGAATAATGCACATGTGAGGATCCCACTCGTTTACTGGGAATTTTCGAGCAAACGGGTGATGACGATGGAAAAAATCGATGGAATTAAAGTTTCCAAAATAGGGGAACTTGATGCCAAAGGTTATGACCGGAAAATAGTTGCCCAGCGTTTGGCCGATGCGATGCTGTATCAACTGCTTGATAATGGATTTTTTCATGCGGATCCCCATTCCGGTAATATTTCCATCTTACCGAAAAATACAATTGCTTTTTATGATTTTGGCGAGACAGGTTTGATTAATAAAAAACAGAAACAGCATTTTGCTTCGATTATTGTAAACCTCCACCAGGGGAATACAAAGGCGATGATCAAAACTTTTTCAAAAATGGATATAATCGGGGAAGAGACCAAGCTTGAAGTATTGCAGCGTGATTTAGATGATCTTCATTCCCGTTATGAAAATATTAAAACGAAAGAGCTCAGTCTCGGACGGATTATTTTGGATATTTTTAATGTGGCGTATGCTAATTACATTAAAATTCCTGCTGAACTGGCACTTATCAGCAAGGTGATTCTGACACTTGAGGGAGTGCTAAGACGGCTTGATCCGGAATTCAGTCTTATGCGGGCGACAGAGCCATTTGCACAAAAGCTGATGTGGCAGCGGTATCGTCCAAAACATATTATTCGCAATTCACTGGAGGAAATCAGTGAAGATCTCAGTATTATTTCGGAATTGCCTCAGGATCTGAAGGATGTCATGGATGTTGTGAAGAAAGGAAAAATCGGGCTTGATATTAATGTGAAGCGCGGTGACCGGATCATGCGCAGGCTGGATAAACTTAGTAACCGTCTGGCATTCAGCATCCTGATGCTGGCATTTAGCATTTTGATGGCCAGCCTGATTATCGGCTTTGCGATTGTGGGTCAGGATACGATTATTTGGAATCTGCCAATAATTGAATTCGGTGCGGTTATCGCATTCCTGATGTTTGTGCTCATGGTAATCACGATTATCAAATCGGGCAGGATGTAG
- a CDS encoding vWA domain-containing protein: MKYNRWDDSKIDTGLYMLLQDLTTVLSNQSDLTFEYKHGSFIDIVERTVTGSHHWDVNEQSIKKSGYKSDVFLRVLGTLHHSHLPSIHSFSRNADETSLPKFSAQLFTLLEDLRLENLIIKGRPGTKQDFTIRLNYLKHYFDTQRSTNVTRGYPLDELYCLIYLLLQADQPDPSFPRASDKQLNQLEKIKPLLYRTFEAADTRGVAGITEHITQMLEESYQDMFHTYFAFPIAHHEQFQKDTLFDELTRTDPLENEDREDADQEESEYVDEEFSTWHRENENSNRKQTFLQFELDSGTKTNINGGNSRETEDGDQAEGTIQGASGKSDQNDYSDVDSLEKQGKTEERQANGSGYGEVNQYAVAIDKYATARTTEDERSYDEAVRKIEDHKRRLATTIEKVLEYQMNAPRKNLLFGRLSKNLLPVATNENPRIFYKKNDDSNTVDAAFTLLVDCSASMYNKMDETKLGITLFHEVLNQLKIPHSIVGFWEEATDVKDTYQPNYFHYVHQFQDSFYKNNGADIMQLEPQEDNRDGFSIRVAAEHLAARREKHKFLLIFSDGEPAAANYDQNGIIDTNVAVAEARKRGIDVIGMFLAEGEIDEREDATMQNIYGRERLMIPGVEELPEHFAPLLKRLLLKSV, encoded by the coding sequence ATGAAGTATAACCGCTGGGATGATTCCAAGATTGATACTGGCTTGTATATGCTGCTTCAGGATTTGACGACCGTGCTATCCAATCAATCGGATCTAACTTTTGAGTACAAGCACGGATCATTCATCGATATAGTTGAGCGCACAGTAACCGGGAGCCACCATTGGGATGTCAACGAGCAGTCGATTAAAAAATCAGGCTATAAATCTGATGTTTTTCTGAGGGTATTGGGAACACTGCACCATTCGCACCTTCCCTCAATCCATTCATTCTCCCGAAATGCCGATGAAACAAGTCTTCCCAAATTTTCCGCGCAACTGTTCACACTGCTGGAAGATTTGCGGCTTGAGAATCTGATCATAAAAGGAAGACCAGGCACAAAGCAGGATTTCACCATACGCCTCAACTACCTGAAGCACTATTTTGACACACAGCGATCGACCAATGTGACACGCGGTTATCCGCTTGATGAGTTGTATTGCCTGATTTACCTACTTTTGCAGGCGGACCAGCCGGATCCAAGTTTTCCGCGAGCATCTGACAAGCAACTAAACCAGCTGGAAAAAATTAAACCACTCCTGTATCGAACTTTTGAGGCTGCAGACACACGCGGCGTTGCTGGAATCACTGAACATATTACACAAATGCTTGAGGAAAGTTATCAGGACATGTTCCATACGTATTTTGCATTTCCCATCGCCCATCACGAGCAGTTTCAAAAAGACACCTTATTTGATGAACTGACCCGTACTGATCCATTGGAAAATGAAGACCGGGAAGATGCTGATCAGGAGGAAAGTGAATATGTAGATGAGGAATTTTCCACATGGCACCGGGAAAATGAAAACAGTAACCGGAAACAGACCTTTTTACAGTTCGAACTGGATTCGGGTACTAAAACAAATATCAATGGTGGTAACTCCCGTGAAACGGAAGATGGTGATCAGGCGGAAGGAACGATTCAAGGGGCTTCCGGAAAAAGCGACCAGAACGACTATTCAGACGTTGATTCGCTGGAAAAGCAAGGAAAAACCGAAGAACGACAAGCAAATGGTTCCGGTTATGGCGAGGTTAATCAATATGCGGTGGCGATTGACAAATATGCCACTGCACGAACAACAGAGGATGAGCGCTCCTATGACGAAGCCGTCAGAAAGATTGAGGATCATAAACGCCGGCTTGCCACAACGATTGAGAAAGTACTGGAGTATCAAATGAACGCACCACGAAAAAATTTGCTGTTTGGCAGACTTTCCAAAAATCTACTCCCAGTGGCAACAAACGAAAATCCACGAATTTTTTATAAAAAGAATGATGATTCAAATACGGTTGATGCTGCATTTACATTACTCGTTGACTGTTCCGCGTCCATGTACAATAAAATGGATGAAACAAAATTGGGGATCACACTTTTTCATGAAGTACTCAATCAGCTGAAAATCCCACATTCAATTGTCGGCTTTTGGGAAGAAGCAACCGATGTAAAAGACACGTATCAGCCGAATTATTTTCATTATGTCCATCAGTTTCAGGATTCCTTTTATAAAAATAACGGTGCAGACATCATGCAACTGGAGCCACAGGAAGACAACCGGGACGGATTCAGCATTCGCGTTGCGGCTGAGCACCTGGCAGCCAGACGGGAAAAACACAAATTTCTGCTCATCTTTTCCGACGGCGAACCGGCTGCAGCCAATTACGACCAAAATGGCATCATCGACACAAATGTTGCTGTTGCCGAAGCACGCAAACGAGGAATTGATGTCATCGGGATGTTTCTGGCAGAAGGCGAAATTGATGAGCGAGAAGATGCTACAATGCAGAACATTTACGGCCGCGAACGCCTGATGATTCCTGGTGTCGAAGAACTGCCGGAGCATTTCGCGCCCTTGTTGAAGCGGTTATTGCTTAAATCAGTATAG
- a CDS encoding ATP-binding protein: protein MQTNYNLPEKINDLLIENTRTDNQLQELIKDGGYVPPNKNLLIDAITALSMGKNVLLKGPTGTGKTRFAETLSNLFRQPMFSINCSVDLDAESLMGFKTLAYEDEKQVIQFVPGPVTSAMNAGTFLYIDEINMAKPETLPLLNGVLDYRRTVTNPFTNKIITAKPGFNVIAAINEGYIGTVPLNEALKNRFVVIDIPYLHGEQLKELIQSQTHLNVERLTDLFVTLSEDLIHAASQGKLSEDAASIRALIDACDLCSVIPPKRAIQRAITDKLGEKREQEFVNNLADTFFE from the coding sequence ATGCAGACAAACTACAATTTACCTGAAAAAATCAATGACCTTTTGATTGAAAATACACGTACTGATAATCAATTGCAGGAACTGATCAAGGATGGCGGCTATGTTCCGCCGAACAAGAATTTACTGATCGATGCGATTACCGCACTCAGCATGGGCAAAAATGTGTTGCTGAAAGGACCCACCGGTACGGGGAAAACAAGGTTCGCTGAAACACTGTCAAACCTTTTCCGCCAGCCGATGTTCAGCATCAACTGTTCTGTGGACCTTGATGCGGAGAGCCTGATGGGCTTTAAAACACTGGCATATGAAGATGAGAAGCAGGTCATTCAATTCGTTCCGGGACCTGTAACAAGTGCGATGAATGCCGGAACCTTCCTTTATATTGACGAAATAAACATGGCAAAACCGGAAACACTTCCGCTCCTGAACGGTGTATTGGACTACCGGCGAACTGTTACCAATCCATTTACCAATAAAATTATTACGGCGAAACCAGGATTCAATGTCATTGCAGCCATCAATGAGGGTTATATCGGAACCGTTCCATTGAACGAGGCACTGAAAAACCGCTTTGTCGTCATCGATATCCCATACCTGCATGGTGAACAATTGAAAGAGCTGATTCAATCACAGACACATTTAAACGTCGAGCGATTAACCGATTTGTTCGTTACCTTATCAGAGGATTTAATTCATGCCGCTTCTCAGGGAAAGTTATCCGAAGATGCTGCATCGATCAGGGCATTGATAGATGCATGTGACCTTTGCTCCGTCATCCCGCCGAAACGAGCAATTCAGCGGGCTATTACCGATAAACTGGGTGAGAAACGCGAGCAGGAATTTGTGAACAATCTAGCCGATACGTTTTTTGAGTAA
- a CDS encoding PD40 domain-containing protein: protein MSLKMKNISFITGMVLLFLVLWGAGSFASPPEGFTGLGQATDISPDDSEVVFSYYHGDDAALYTVPVSGGEAELLINPEEGKSYINPKYSPNGEKVAFIEEWETEERRYSQLRIFDRNSQTVIQRVNTNGYVTEAAFSPDGKSLYFLKADVYKNYSSAGSKRPHDFDVFRMDMKTGKTEQITFEKAYMMSSLEVMPEGRKLMYKTYTNGDQLVIYSLEEESRTTIIPNGDFASKAPVISSPTVSPNGKYIVFSDVASKDENNTFIYEAFRMNPDTRQAEQMTSFREHVTSPVFFHNKDKLIVTVNKNFAGRNPEYSYWQISIDGEERDKVTIEIPE, encoded by the coding sequence ATGTCGTTAAAAATGAAAAATATCAGCTTTATCACAGGTATGGTGTTATTATTTTTAGTTCTGTGGGGTGCCGGGTCATTTGCCAGTCCGCCAGAAGGATTTACCGGTCTCGGTCAAGCAACGGACATTTCCCCAGATGACAGTGAAGTTGTTTTTTCATATTATCATGGGGATGATGCCGCTTTATACACGGTACCTGTAAGTGGCGGAGAGGCTGAGCTGTTGATAAATCCGGAAGAGGGGAAATCATACATTAATCCGAAATACTCGCCAAATGGTGAGAAGGTTGCTTTCATTGAAGAATGGGAAACAGAGGAACGCCGGTACAGTCAGTTAAGGATTTTTGACCGAAACAGCCAAACTGTCATTCAACGTGTTAATACGAATGGTTATGTAACCGAAGCGGCCTTTTCACCGGATGGAAAATCGTTGTATTTCTTGAAGGCTGATGTATATAAAAATTATTCTTCTGCTGGTTCCAAACGACCGCATGATTTTGATGTTTTTCGAATGGACATGAAAACAGGGAAGACCGAACAGATCACATTTGAAAAAGCATATATGATGTCCTCGCTCGAGGTTATGCCTGAAGGGAGAAAGCTGATGTACAAAACATACACAAATGGTGATCAGCTGGTAATTTATTCGCTCGAAGAAGAAAGCAGGACGACTATTATCCCCAATGGTGATTTTGCATCCAAAGCACCGGTTATTTCATCGCCAACCGTCTCCCCGAATGGGAAATATATTGTATTTTCAGATGTTGCATCAAAGGATGAAAATAATACATTTATATATGAAGCTTTTCGGATGAACCCGGATACCAGGCAAGCCGAGCAAATGACGTCGTTCCGGGAGCATGTGACAAGTCCGGTCTTTTTTCATAACAAGGATAAGCTGATTGTAACGGTTAACAAAAATTTTGCCGGGAGGAATCCGGAATACAGCTATTGGCAGATCAGCATTGATGGGGAAGAGCGGGATAAAGTGACGATTGAAATACCTGAATGA
- a CDS encoding methylated-DNA--[protein]-cysteine S-methyltransferase produces the protein MIYDECETKIGMLRFVFDEMSGVLQRIVLTDEQWDALCAGNAMRKSHATGKPLREQMQAYLGGERQQFDIAFELNGTPFQREAWQALHDIPYGKTQSYTEIAASIGRPKAVRAVGHANAVNPLPIIIPCHRVIGKNNKLTGYAGGMDMKKQLLEIEGAEI, from the coding sequence ATGATATACGATGAATGTGAAACAAAAATCGGTATGCTGCGGTTTGTTTTTGACGAAATGAGTGGGGTGCTGCAACGAATTGTACTGACAGATGAACAATGGGATGCTTTGTGTGCAGGTAATGCTATGAGGAAAAGTCACGCGACTGGAAAACCTCTGCGTGAACAGATGCAGGCATACCTTGGAGGGGAGCGTCAGCAATTTGATATTGCATTTGAATTGAATGGTACACCTTTTCAGAGGGAAGCATGGCAGGCACTTCATGACATTCCTTATGGAAAAACACAATCCTACACGGAAATAGCTGCTTCGATTGGACGGCCAAAAGCAGTCCGTGCAGTAGGACATGCTAATGCCGTCAACCCCTTGCCAATCATCATTCCATGTCACCGGGTTATTGGCAAAAACAATAAATTGACCGGATATGCCGGCGGGATGGACATGAAAAAGCAACTGCTTGAAATTGAAGGTGCAGAGATATGA
- a CDS encoding bifunctional transcriptional activator/DNA repair enzyme AdaA — protein MKSIDGMFEEELWHAVVSCNALYDGKFYYAIRTTGIFCRPSCKSKQPKYKNVTFYATELKAMEAGYRPCKRCRPDLLRYMPEEAVVKDTKEIMEQEFFQLLDLSELAQKVGVSKFHLHRLFKKNTGSTPRKYLEKVRVRHAEKLIINTKKSIAAIAFQTGFQSISGFYKAFRRETGKAPSRYRTENAPDIAMQRGDST, from the coding sequence ATGAAATCAATAGACGGTATGTTTGAAGAGGAGTTGTGGCATGCAGTGGTTTCTTGTAATGCTTTGTATGACGGGAAGTTCTATTATGCCATTCGCACAACAGGGATATTTTGCCGCCCGTCATGCAAGTCAAAACAGCCGAAATATAAAAATGTAACCTTTTATGCTACAGAATTGAAGGCAATGGAAGCAGGTTATCGCCCATGCAAAAGGTGCCGGCCGGATTTACTCCGGTATATGCCGGAGGAGGCGGTTGTAAAGGATACAAAAGAAATTATGGAGCAGGAGTTTTTCCAACTGCTTGATTTAAGCGAACTGGCACAAAAAGTGGGAGTAAGCAAGTTTCATTTGCATCGCTTGTTCAAGAAAAATACAGGGAGTACACCACGAAAGTATTTGGAAAAAGTAAGAGTCCGACATGCAGAAAAATTAATCATAAATACAAAAAAATCGATTGCGGCAATTGCTTTTCAAACAGGCTTTCAAAGTATTTCGGGCTTTTACAAGGCATTCAGACGGGAGACTGGGAAAGCACCAAGCCGTTATCGTACAGAAAATGCCCCAGACATTGCGATGCAGAGAGGTGACAGTACATGA
- the nadC gene encoding carboxylating nicotinate-nucleotide diphosphorylase produces the protein MNKLKLRNMLQSHLLEDIGDGDLTSQSVFPSNETGSGFFTAKQEGVICGIAIIKEVYALLDPAIEVKTSVIDGDRVLPGMKIAQVNGPIASLLTGERVILNLIQRMSGIATITNKCVEKLDDDSIQLCDTRKTVPGLRMLDKYAVVTGGGKNHRYGLYDGVMIKDNHISFCGSIIEAVHKVRKNVGHMVKIEVETETEEQVIEAISAGADVIMFDNRSPEEVRKFARMVPEPIQTEASGGIYLESLESYRGTGVDCISLGFLTHSVKSLDISLLVEEEK, from the coding sequence ATGAATAAATTAAAATTACGAAACATGCTTCAATCCCATTTGCTGGAGGATATCGGGGATGGTGACCTTACCAGCCAGTCAGTATTCCCATCGAATGAAACCGGGAGTGGATTTTTTACAGCTAAACAGGAGGGGGTTATTTGCGGAATTGCCATCATTAAGGAAGTGTATGCGTTGTTGGATCCCGCAATCGAGGTAAAAACATCTGTTATTGACGGTGACAGGGTTTTACCCGGTATGAAGATTGCCCAAGTGAATGGTCCAATTGCCTCTTTACTGACAGGAGAGAGAGTGATTTTGAATCTGATTCAGCGGATGAGCGGAATTGCCACGATAACAAACAAATGTGTTGAAAAGCTTGATGATGATTCGATACAACTATGCGATACACGAAAAACAGTGCCTGGATTACGTATGCTGGATAAATATGCCGTTGTGACGGGCGGCGGAAAGAATCACCGCTATGGCTTGTACGATGGGGTCATGATTAAAGATAACCATATTTCGTTCTGTGGTTCGATTATAGAAGCAGTACATAAAGTCCGAAAAAACGTCGGACATATGGTGAAGATTGAAGTGGAAACCGAGACCGAAGAACAAGTAATAGAAGCGATTTCGGCAGGTGCGGATGTGATTATGTTTGATAATCGGAGCCCTGAGGAAGTTCGTAAGTTTGCCAGGATGGTTCCGGAACCAATCCAGACGGAAGCTTCCGGAGGTATTTATCTGGAATCATTGGAATCCTATCGGGGCACAGGTGTTGACTGCATCTCGCTCGGATTTTTAACCCATTCTGTCAAGTCACTTGATATCAGTTTGCTTGTCGAGGAGGAGAAGTAA
- the phnH gene encoding phosphonate C-P lyase system protein PhnH: MPVDYVHDLQNVYRELLDGLSRPGEIKVIKDSMETVDKDLPCFHSSFLTALTLLDGEVSFHIISKQQSKIAEKVSAYTMAKHVAPDEADFVFAFKDASEKEIVDVLNVCKFGDLENPQYAATWIIESESLSNSPGVTLKGPGIKKQMMLNTDCPLAVWAKRNEFRQEFPLGIDVIFVDKRARAACIPRSTIVENVPNMLD; encoded by the coding sequence ATGCCAGTCGATTATGTTCATGATTTGCAAAATGTGTACCGGGAACTTCTGGATGGTTTGTCGCGTCCTGGGGAAATAAAAGTCATAAAGGACAGTATGGAAACAGTGGATAAGGATCTACCGTGTTTTCATTCTTCTTTTTTGACTGCATTGACACTGCTTGATGGGGAGGTGAGTTTTCACATTATCTCTAAACAACAATCCAAAATAGCAGAAAAAGTATCTGCGTACACAATGGCCAAACATGTTGCACCTGACGAGGCTGACTTTGTATTTGCATTTAAGGATGCGTCTGAAAAAGAAATTGTGGATGTTTTGAACGTATGCAAATTCGGTGACCTGGAAAATCCGCAATATGCAGCAACATGGATTATCGAAAGTGAGTCTTTGTCCAATAGCCCAGGAGTTACATTAAAGGGGCCTGGTATAAAAAAACAAATGATGTTGAATACAGATTGTCCGTTGGCTGTATGGGCGAAAAGAAATGAGTTCAGGCAGGAATTTCCTCTTGGTATAGATGTTATTTTTGTTGATAAACGTGCCAGAGCGGCTTGTATTCCCAGATCAACAATTGTAGAAAACGTGCCAAATATGCTTGACTGA
- a CDS encoding Na+/H+ antiporter NhaC family protein: MKSSEFNKGNAFALFPFIVFLLLFIGSGLINGDFYKLPVLVAVFIAVLFALFMNRKMAFQDKLDHLTKGAGHPNIMLMVIIYLLAGAFAAVAEGVGAVESTVNLGLTFLPQNLLIVGLFIIGCFISISMGTSVGTVVALAPIGAGLADQTGMSAALIMGAIVSGAMFGDNLSMISDTTIAAVRTQAVKMSDKFKVNIYIALPAAIVTAVIFGIMTMDTSGGVSGEHPYELIKVLPYLAVLVIAIAGVNVIYVLIGGTIFAGIVGWFYGEFDGMGFLNLLGDGMAGMQELALLSILLGGLVELIRVNGGIDYLLNAISNRIKSRKGAEAGIAGLVSVFDVSTANNTISIISVGPLVKQISERFGVDRRRSASVLDIFASTFQGILPYGAQLLAVAGVASISPVSIMPYCIYPVLLGVAGSIAIAIGFPRFSTKSNAPSDATNQTNEA, encoded by the coding sequence ATGAAGTCATCAGAATTTAATAAAGGAAACGCTTTTGCGTTATTTCCATTTATCGTCTTTTTATTGTTATTTATAGGCTCCGGACTGATTAACGGAGATTTTTATAAATTACCTGTTCTTGTTGCAGTGTTTATTGCTGTTTTATTCGCACTGTTTATGAACCGGAAAATGGCTTTTCAGGATAAACTGGATCACCTGACAAAAGGGGCTGGCCATCCGAACATCATGTTGATGGTTATTATTTACCTGTTGGCTGGTGCATTCGCTGCGGTTGCAGAAGGTGTCGGTGCAGTTGAATCAACCGTTAACCTTGGGCTGACTTTTCTGCCTCAAAACCTGTTGATTGTAGGATTGTTCATCATCGGATGCTTCATCTCCATTTCAATGGGGACATCGGTTGGTACAGTCGTTGCACTTGCTCCAATCGGCGCCGGACTGGCTGATCAGACCGGAATGAGTGCAGCGTTGATAATGGGTGCCATCGTCAGTGGCGCTATGTTCGGTGATAACCTGTCCATGATTTCCGATACGACTATCGCAGCTGTCCGCACACAGGCAGTCAAAATGAGTGATAAATTTAAAGTGAATATTTACATTGCGCTGCCGGCGGCAATCGTAACTGCTGTAATTTTTGGAATCATGACAATGGATACGAGCGGCGGTGTGAGTGGTGAACATCCGTATGAACTGATCAAAGTCCTGCCATATCTAGCTGTACTGGTTATTGCAATTGCTGGAGTCAATGTGATTTATGTATTAATCGGTGGAACCATTTTTGCAGGAATTGTCGGTTGGTTCTACGGTGAATTCGATGGCATGGGATTCCTTAACCTGCTTGGTGACGGCATGGCGGGTATGCAGGAACTTGCCCTGTTGTCCATTCTGCTCGGCGGTTTAGTTGAACTTATTCGTGTTAATGGAGGAATTGACTACCTGTTAAATGCAATAAGCAATCGGATTAAATCCAGAAAAGGTGCCGAAGCCGGTATTGCAGGCCTTGTCAGTGTTTTTGACGTTTCAACCGCCAATAATACGATTTCAATTATTAGTGTCGGACCATTAGTCAAACAAATTTCCGAACGGTTCGGAGTTGACAGGCGCCGTTCCGCAAGCGTACTGGATATATTCGCCAGTACCTTTCAGGGAATTTTACCATATGGTGCACAGTTGCTTGCGGTCGCCGGTGTTGCATCGATCTCCCCGGTTTCCATTATGCCATATTGTATTTATCCGGTATTGCTAGGGGTAGCCGGCTCGATTGCAATTGCAATCGGATTCCCCCGGTTTTCCACCAAAAGCAATGCACCTTCAGATGCAACAAACCAAACAAATGAAGCTTAA
- a CDS encoding SgcJ/EcaC family oxidoreductase: MNGSIQDDIIELYNNLISAWNNRDAEGMADKFSDEGVQIGFDGSKLIGKQDILAHLAPIFESHPTAPFVTKIKGVRKLGTDTALLHAIAGMVPPGKSDIEPSVNAHQTLIAVKSGSEWRVELFQNTPAQFHGRPELVEEMTEELRKVYFDK, from the coding sequence ATGAACGGATCGATACAAGACGACATTATTGAACTATACAACAATTTGATAAGTGCATGGAATAACCGTGATGCTGAGGGAATGGCGGACAAATTTTCCGACGAAGGGGTACAGATCGGGTTTGACGGAAGCAAACTGATAGGAAAGCAGGATATTCTGGCTCATCTTGCACCAATCTTTGAAAGTCATCCGACAGCCCCTTTTGTGACAAAAATTAAAGGTGTGCGGAAGCTTGGAACGGATACTGCACTGCTCCATGCGATTGCCGGAATGGTTCCGCCGGGTAAATCGGACATTGAGCCATCGGTAAATGCACATCAGACACTGATTGCTGTGAAGAGCGGCAGCGAATGGCGGGTTGAACTTTTTCAAAATACACCGGCGCAGTTTCATGGCCGTCCTGAGCTTGTGGAAGAAATGACGGAAGAGTTGCGCAAAGTATATTTTGATAAATGA